The following are from one region of the Lacinutrix sp. Bg11-31 genome:
- the rpe gene encoding ribulose-phosphate 3-epimerase has product MANKLIAPSMLAADFGNLQRDTEMVNNSDADWFHIDVMDGHFVPNISYGMPIIAAIKKHATKPLDVHLMIEKPERYIEEFAKVGADIITVHHESTVHLHRTLRQIKDAGCKAGIVLNLTTPVSVLEDILPECYMVLLMSINPGFGGQKFEDITYQRVKKLRKMITEQGLDTKIEIDGGVTDKNIEKLVEAGADVFVAGSHVFKSSDQAATIKNLKTLANS; this is encoded by the coding sequence ATGGCTAATAAACTAATTGCTCCTTCAATGCTTGCTGCCGATTTTGGCAACTTACAACGTGATACAGAAATGGTTAACAATAGTGATGCCGATTGGTTTCATATTGACGTAATGGATGGACACTTTGTTCCAAACATTTCTTACGGAATGCCAATTATTGCTGCTATTAAAAAACACGCTACAAAACCTTTAGACGTGCATTTAATGATAGAAAAGCCTGAACGTTATATTGAGGAATTTGCAAAGGTTGGCGCAGATATTATTACTGTACACCATGAATCTACAGTACATTTACATAGAACATTAAGACAAATTAAAGATGCTGGCTGTAAAGCTGGTATTGTTTTAAATTTAACAACTCCTGTTTCTGTTTTAGAAGATATTCTACCAGAATGCTATATGGTTTTATTAATGTCTATTAACCCTGGTTTTGGTGGTCAGAAATTTGAAGATATTACGTATCAACGTGTAAAGAAATTACGCAAAATGATAACTGAACAAGGTTTAGACACTAAAATTGAAATTGATGGTGGTGTAACAGATAAAAACATAGAAAAACTAGTAGAGGCAGGTGCTGATGTTTTTGTAGCTGGAAGTCATGTTTTTAAAAGTAGTGATCAAGCAGCTACTATTAAGAATTTAAAAACTTTAGCAAATAGTTAA
- a CDS encoding GatB/YqeY domain-containing protein codes for MSLSVNIMTALKVAMKSKNTVALTALRAVKSAILLAQTESGAKEELTEEQELKILQKQVKQRKDSAAIFLEQGREDLATPELEEAEVISQFLPEAMSEAEVGKLVEDAITKTGAQGMKDMGKVMGIVNQVVAGRADGKIISTIVKSKLS; via the coding sequence ATGAGTTTATCAGTAAATATAATGACAGCCTTAAAAGTGGCTATGAAAAGCAAGAATACAGTTGCATTAACCGCTTTAAGAGCCGTGAAATCTGCAATACTATTAGCACAAACAGAAAGTGGAGCTAAAGAAGAATTAACCGAAGAGCAAGAGCTTAAAATATTACAAAAACAAGTTAAGCAGCGAAAGGATAGTGCAGCTATTTTTCTAGAACAAGGTAGAGAAGATTTGGCAACACCAGAACTAGAAGAAGCAGAAGTTATTTCTCAGTTTTTACCAGAAGCTATGAGCGAAGCCGAAGTAGGGAAGCTGGTAGAAGATGCTATTACAAAAACAGGAGCGCAAGGCATGAAAGATATGGGAAAAGTAATGGGAATAGTTAACCAAGTAGTAGCTGGACGAGCAGATGGTAAAATAATTTCTACAATTGTAAAAAGTAAATTATCATAA
- a CDS encoding zinc-dependent peptidase — translation MNNILIKIAFLFQEKEELLIFKIVIITLSVITALLVLFTILRGLFLFFEMAFVEYFKKKQFFTHFYFKRNKLSKPYKLILKQEFSFYNKLDLVEKKNFDHRIQYFIKNWEFVGKEIDVNNVMKVKIAATATKLTFGFRNYKIDVLDKIIIYPNAYYSTVNKQMHKGEFNMAYNALIFSWEDFEEGYTIENDNLNLGVHECIHAIHVTFLKSRKYSTSAAIFLDSFQELTTYLDANLALKQRLISSGYFRDYAFENHFEFISVLVENFIETPVEFQSHFPKIYEKVKQMLNFNFAGY, via the coding sequence ATGAACAATATTTTAATAAAAATTGCTTTTCTATTTCAAGAAAAGGAAGAGCTATTAATATTTAAAATAGTTATTATAACTTTAAGTGTAATAACGGCTTTACTTGTACTTTTTACCATTCTTCGTGGCTTGTTTCTTTTCTTTGAAATGGCCTTTGTTGAGTATTTTAAAAAGAAACAGTTTTTTACTCATTTTTATTTTAAAAGAAATAAGCTTTCTAAACCTTATAAATTAATACTTAAACAAGAATTTTCTTTTTACAATAAACTAGATCTTGTAGAAAAAAAGAATTTCGATCATCGTATTCAATACTTTATTAAAAACTGGGAGTTTGTTGGTAAAGAAATAGATGTAAATAATGTTATGAAAGTTAAGATTGCAGCTACTGCTACAAAATTAACTTTTGGTTTTAGAAATTACAAGATAGATGTCCTTGATAAAATAATTATATACCCTAACGCTTATTATTCTACAGTTAACAAGCAAATGCATAAAGGCGAATTTAATATGGCTTATAATGCGTTAATTTTCTCTTGGGAAGATTTTGAAGAAGGATACACTATAGAAAACGACAACTTAAATTTGGGAGTCCATGAGTGTATTCATGCCATACATGTTACATTTTTAAAATCCAGAAAATATAGTACAAGTGCAGCTATATTTTTAGATTCATTTCAAGAGCTTACTACGTATTTAGACGCAAATCTGGCATTAAAACAAAGGCTTATTTCCTCTGGGTATTTTAGGGATTACGCTTTCGAAAATCATTTTGAGTTTATCTCTGTTTTAGTCGAGAATTTTATAGAAACTCCCGTAGAGTTTCAATCTCATTTTCCAAAAATATACGAGAAAGTAAAGCAAATGCTCAATTTCAATTTTGCAGGCTATTAA
- a CDS encoding RNA polymerase sigma factor RpoD/SigA, with amino-acid sequence MRQLKITKQVTNRETASLDKYLQEIGKVDLITADEEVELAQRIKAGDQLALEKLTKANLRFVVSVAKQYQNQGLTLPDLINEGNLGLIKAAQRFDETRGFKFISYAVWWIRQSILQALAEQSRIVRLPLNKIGSINKINKTFAFLEQAHERPPSAEEIAKELDMTINDVKESMKNSGRHVSMDAPLVEGEDSNLYDVLNSGESPNPDRNLLHESLRTEIERALETLTPREADVIRLYFGLGNQHPMTLEEIGETFDLTRERVRQIKEKAIRRLKHTSRSKILKTYLG; translated from the coding sequence ATGAGACAACTTAAAATTACCAAGCAGGTAACCAACCGTGAGACCGCATCATTAGACAAATACTTACAAGAAATTGGAAAAGTTGACTTAATTACCGCAGACGAAGAAGTAGAATTAGCACAACGTATTAAGGCTGGCGACCAGTTAGCTCTTGAGAAATTGACGAAAGCTAATTTACGTTTCGTAGTATCGGTAGCTAAGCAATACCAAAACCAAGGTTTAACGTTACCAGATTTAATTAACGAAGGTAATTTAGGTTTAATTAAAGCTGCACAACGTTTTGATGAAACGCGTGGTTTTAAATTTATCTCTTATGCTGTATGGTGGATTAGACAATCTATTTTACAAGCGTTAGCAGAGCAGTCTCGTATTGTACGTTTACCGTTAAACAAGATTGGTTCTATTAATAAAATAAACAAAACTTTTGCCTTTTTAGAGCAAGCACACGAGAGACCTCCAAGTGCTGAAGAAATTGCAAAAGAGTTAGATATGACTATTAACGACGTTAAGGAATCTATGAAGAATTCTGGGCGTCACGTAAGTATGGATGCTCCTTTAGTTGAAGGTGAGGATTCTAACTTATACGATGTATTAAATTCTGGCGAGTCGCCAAATCCTGATCGTAACTTATTACATGAGTCTTTACGTACTGAGATTGAACGTGCTCTTGAAACTTTAACGCCTCGTGAAGCAGATGTTATTAGATTGTACTTTGGTTTAGGAAACCAACACCCAATGACTCTTGAAGAAATTGGCGAAACTTTTGACTTAACACGTGAACGTGTAAGACAAATTAAAGAAAAAGCTATTAGAAGATTAAAACATACATCTAGAAGTAAAATATTAAAAACTTACTTAGGATAA
- a CDS encoding O-antigen ligase produces MNTLFKKTNNVNYVIIFLYLITLFVPSLGAFDFAATQWFYIGTLNVVVFLYYLLTPGYLSFAFPKYVKLFFGIQILTFIVSCLSMTQSIIIDESIVYISRIFTFIFCIFNLYIVFRDKNSFSYLGFSLLISSVLFIESFEVVYYFFTKSSALRTTELLQGIPHRYGNRNILAAAIVIKLPFLLYVFQQLKGLKRILPLIAIFFIIASLFLIGTRTAALIMAIVLVVFSIAYFIISKYSIKKSFKTIMPLLIVALMALGFSISINKIYNNKINSYVDLFSTKLEKDLYNPKGKSNLVNGSGRKDIWNSAIKDFKKSPIIGVGIGNWRHNSRADLAINRSNKQVIFSTHVHNDYLQALAETGIIGFLLYLSVYIISFVLLVIFFRSLKTNLDRFFTITIALALIGYMIDAFFNFPHDRAPIQIVLAFILAIILGFSSKDSQVKESLEITKRTKVIGFSIAFIMLLNAVNLYRDYSASKVQFTLMKELKTKDAFTQKYKYSYKQVVAMLPDYPYVNQIGTTNDDIKAMFAINNKKYDIALKHLDASISRVENDMWPRTLKAMTYNVLKKEDSAFVYSKEVFDAVPSVESNFFILKGIYKKRKDTVALFNLYDRHFKVRPQNITAWLHMCNDIRNYYRDDSLALSKVNYALESYPYDKELISFKSELVKIMSTKPKYDAIGSKLDKSVVDEMTEYFKAANNYFNQKDYAKARIQFLKVLELEPNNLPTHFKLGLLENLIKNYKDAIPYFTKVINDKYLNNGRPEYSRGVSYLKLNDNSNAKKDFLISRNKKWPAALKLSDAFFK; encoded by the coding sequence ATGAATACCCTTTTTAAAAAAACAAATAATGTAAATTACGTAATTATTTTTTTGTATTTAATAACTCTATTTGTGCCATCACTAGGTGCTTTTGATTTTGCTGCTACTCAGTGGTTTTATATAGGGACATTAAATGTTGTAGTTTTTTTGTATTATTTACTTACACCAGGATATTTGTCTTTTGCTTTTCCAAAATATGTAAAATTATTTTTTGGAATTCAAATATTGACTTTTATTGTGTCTTGTTTATCTATGACTCAGTCAATTATTATTGACGAAAGTATAGTTTATATATCAAGAATATTCACTTTTATATTTTGTATTTTTAATTTATATATAGTTTTTAGGGATAAGAATTCTTTTAGTTATTTAGGATTTAGTCTATTAATTAGTTCAGTTTTATTTATAGAATCTTTTGAGGTTGTATATTATTTTTTTACTAAATCAAGTGCACTAAGAACAACAGAACTATTACAAGGGATTCCTCATCGATATGGTAATCGAAATATTCTTGCTGCAGCAATAGTAATAAAATTACCATTCTTATTATATGTTTTTCAACAATTAAAAGGTTTAAAAAGAATCCTTCCTTTAATAGCTATATTCTTTATAATTGCAAGTCTTTTTCTAATTGGTACACGAACGGCTGCTTTAATTATGGCAATTGTTTTGGTTGTTTTTTCAATCGCCTATTTTATTATTTCAAAATATTCTATTAAGAAAAGTTTTAAAACCATTATGCCGCTACTTATTGTTGCATTAATGGCTTTGGGCTTTTCTATATCTATAAATAAAATTTATAATAATAAAATAAATTCTTACGTAGACTTGTTTTCTACTAAACTAGAAAAGGATTTATATAACCCAAAAGGAAAGTCGAATTTAGTTAATGGCTCAGGAAGAAAAGATATTTGGAACTCTGCTATTAAAGATTTTAAAAAATCACCAATTATTGGTGTAGGGATAGGTAATTGGAGACATAACTCGAGAGCAGATTTAGCAATAAATAGGAGTAATAAACAAGTTATCTTTTCGACACACGTTCATAATGATTATTTACAAGCTTTAGCTGAAACAGGTATTATAGGATTTCTATTATATTTAAGTGTCTACATAATAAGCTTCGTGTTGTTAGTTATCTTTTTTAGAAGTTTAAAAACTAATTTAGACAGGTTTTTCACTATTACCATAGCTCTAGCTTTAATAGGCTACATGATTGATGCCTTTTTTAATTTCCCTCACGACAGAGCACCAATTCAAATTGTGCTCGCATTTATATTGGCAATTATTTTAGGATTCTCAAGTAAAGATAGTCAAGTTAAAGAGAGCCTTGAAATTACTAAAAGAACTAAGGTAATTGGGTTTTCTATAGCTTTTATAATGTTATTGAATGCTGTTAATCTTTATAGAGATTATAGTGCATCAAAAGTTCAGTTTACATTAATGAAAGAATTAAAGACTAAAGATGCCTTTACTCAAAAATATAAATATTCATACAAACAGGTGGTTGCTATGCTACCCGATTACCCATATGTAAATCAAATAGGCACAACAAATGATGACATTAAGGCAATGTTTGCTATTAATAATAAAAAGTATGATATAGCATTAAAGCATTTGGACGCTTCTATTTCAAGAGTTGAGAACGATATGTGGCCACGAACTTTAAAAGCAATGACGTATAATGTTCTTAAAAAGGAGGATAGTGCATTCGTTTATTCTAAAGAAGTTTTTGATGCAGTACCAAGTGTCGAATCTAATTTTTTTATTCTAAAGGGCATATATAAAAAACGTAAAGATACCGTAGCATTGTTCAATTTATATGATAGGCATTTTAAAGTTAGACCTCAAAATATTACAGCATGGCTACATATGTGTAATGATATAAGAAACTATTATAGAGACGATTCTTTAGCTTTAAGTAAAGTTAATTATGCCTTAGAAAGTTATCCATACGACAAAGAGCTTATAAGTTTTAAAAGTGAACTTGTTAAAATAATGTCTACAAAACCTAAGTATGATGCTATAGGAAGTAAGCTAGATAAGAGTGTTGTTGATGAAATGACAGAATACTTTAAAGCAGCTAATAATTATTTTAATCAAAAAGATTATGCTAAAGCAAGAATTCAATTTCTTAAAGTTTTAGAACTAGAACCAAATAACTTGCCTACGCACTTTAAATTAGGTTTATTAGAGAACCTAATAAAAAATTATAAAGATGCAATTCCTTACTTCACTAAAGTGATTAACGATAAGTATTTAAATAATGGGAGACCAGAATACAGTAGAGGAGTTTCTTACTTAAAGCTAAATGATAATAGTAATGCTAAAAAAGATTTTTTAATAAGTAGAAATAAGAAATGGCCAGCAGCTTTAAAGCTTAGTGATGCTTTTTTTAAATAG
- the ftsZ gene encoding cell division protein FtsZ: MSNKEFESIAFDLPKNQSNVIKVIGVGGGGSNAINHMFQQGIKGVDFVICNTDAQALQNSGVPNKIQLGLNLTEGLGAGANPEVGMQSAVESFSEIQQMLGTNTKMVFITAGMGGGTGTGAAPIIAKMAKEMDILTVGIVTMPFQFEGKMRNEQAQIGIEKLRAEVDSLIVINNNKLREVYGNLGFKAGFSKADEVLATASRGIAEVITHHYTQNIDLRDAKTVLSNSGTAIMGSSTSSGQNRAHEAISKALDSPLLNDNKITGAKNVLLLIVSGSQEITIDEIGEINDHIQVEAGHGANIIMGVGEDESLEESIAVTIIATGFNIEQQDEISNTETKKVIHALEEDQSIEKDLTPPAIITPEVILQKPEPPKVVKHTLNLDEDTEDSLSVMEMNLVNKQRSVSLEALGLIPTSEVIKNIDVVYDEVLATFNTEEEFIITSTENNTNNFVAIEIEEEEEKKQITLSFDLPINEESVEVELEAEESIVFDLNEIEVKDHVELVPVTQVLENEEVRYVLDDYDDSPAINTKKEEVKVEEIVDTEVVFEKKVITQEEVVETPEEDLDPMNSSISDILKDRADDRRLKMKSFNHKFNASKIDDIEKIPAYKRQGLSLDEARHSSSETNVSKTTLSIDDNDDIQLRNNNSFLHDNVD, translated from the coding sequence ATGAGCAACAAAGAATTCGAAAGTATCGCCTTTGATTTACCTAAAAATCAATCTAACGTCATCAAGGTTATTGGTGTTGGAGGAGGTGGTAGCAACGCTATTAACCACATGTTCCAACAAGGTATTAAGGGAGTAGATTTTGTAATCTGTAATACAGATGCGCAAGCTCTTCAAAACAGTGGTGTACCAAATAAAATCCAATTAGGCCTTAACCTTACCGAAGGATTAGGAGCAGGAGCAAACCCAGAAGTTGGTATGCAATCTGCAGTAGAAAGTTTTTCGGAAATTCAGCAAATGCTTGGAACGAATACTAAAATGGTATTCATTACTGCAGGAATGGGTGGAGGAACTGGAACTGGAGCAGCACCTATTATTGCCAAGATGGCCAAAGAAATGGACATTTTAACAGTAGGTATTGTAACCATGCCTTTTCAGTTTGAAGGAAAAATGCGTAACGAACAAGCGCAAATAGGTATCGAAAAATTACGTGCAGAAGTAGATTCGTTAATCGTAATTAATAATAATAAATTAAGAGAAGTTTACGGTAATCTTGGATTTAAAGCCGGATTCTCAAAAGCTGATGAAGTCTTGGCTACAGCATCTCGTGGTATTGCAGAAGTAATTACACATCACTATACACAAAACATTGATTTACGTGACGCAAAAACGGTACTAAGTAATAGTGGAACAGCAATAATGGGTTCTTCTACATCTTCAGGACAAAACCGCGCACACGAAGCCATTTCTAAAGCATTAGATTCACCACTATTAAACGATAATAAGATTACAGGAGCTAAAAACGTATTGTTGCTAATCGTTTCTGGTTCTCAAGAAATTACTATAGATGAAATTGGTGAAATTAACGATCACATTCAAGTAGAAGCTGGACATGGAGCTAACATTATTATGGGTGTTGGTGAAGACGAGTCTTTAGAGGAATCTATTGCAGTAACTATTATTGCTACTGGTTTTAATATAGAACAGCAAGACGAGATCTCTAACACAGAAACTAAAAAGGTTATTCATGCTTTAGAAGAAGACCAAAGTATTGAAAAAGATTTAACGCCTCCAGCTATTATTACGCCAGAAGTTATTTTACAAAAACCAGAACCACCTAAAGTTGTAAAACATACTTTGAATCTAGATGAAGATACCGAAGATTCATTAAGTGTAATGGAAATGAATTTGGTGAACAAGCAGAGAAGTGTTTCTTTAGAAGCGTTAGGTTTAATTCCAACTTCTGAAGTTATCAAAAACATTGATGTTGTTTACGATGAAGTTTTAGCTACTTTTAATACTGAAGAAGAGTTTATTATTACTTCAACCGAAAATAATACTAATAATTTTGTAGCTATCGAAATTGAAGAAGAGGAAGAAAAGAAACAAATTACTTTAAGTTTCGATTTGCCAATAAATGAAGAAAGTGTAGAGGTAGAATTAGAAGCAGAGGAGAGTATCGTTTTCGATTTAAACGAGATAGAAGTAAAGGATCATGTTGAGCTAGTTCCAGTTACCCAAGTCCTTGAAAACGAAGAGGTTCGTTATGTTCTTGATGATTATGACGATAGTCCTGCTATAAATACTAAAAAAGAAGAAGTAAAAGTAGAAGAGATAGTAGATACAGAAGTTGTTTTCGAAAAGAAAGTAATTACTCAAGAAGAAGTTGTTGAAACTCCAGAAGAGGATTTAGATCCAATGAACAGTTCTATTTCAGATATTTTAAAAGATAGAGCAGATGACAGAAGGCTAAAAATGAAGTCTTTCAATCATAAATTTAATGCTTCTAAAATTGATGATATCGAAAAAATACCAGCTTACAAACGTCAAGGTTTAAGTTTGGATGAAGCGCGACATTCATCATCTGAAACTAATGTGTCTAAAACAACATTAAGCATAGATGATAATGACGATATTCAATTAAGAAATAACAATTCATTCTTACACGATAACGTAGATTAA
- a CDS encoding BLUF domain-containing protein, with the protein MLKSICYRSTLNKELSILETESLFDNCKKNNDSLNIKGLLFKSNTNYFQIIEGDEQCIDSLFSKLKGDKRHKDIKELVNQRIGDFTFNNFTTGYSHVEDLDTIFGLQEYHNYMESEDLPEKKYFMEIISNLFSVEL; encoded by the coding sequence ATGTTAAAATCTATTTGCTATAGAAGCACCTTAAACAAGGAGCTTTCTATTCTTGAAACAGAATCCCTGTTTGATAATTGTAAAAAAAACAACGACTCCCTTAATATAAAAGGCCTATTGTTTAAGTCTAATACTAATTATTTTCAAATAATTGAAGGAGATGAGCAATGTATTGACTCTTTATTTTCTAAATTAAAAGGAGATAAAAGACATAAGGATATTAAAGAGTTAGTAAACCAGAGAATAGGTGATTTTACATTTAATAATTTTACAACGGGCTATTCTCATGTAGAAGATTTAGATACCATATTTGGGCTTCAAGAATACCACAACTACATGGAATCTGAAGATTTACCTGAAAAAAAATATTTTATGGAGATAATATCAAATCTATTTAGTGTTGAGCTATAA